From Alienimonas californiensis, a single genomic window includes:
- a CDS encoding sigma 54-interacting transcriptional regulator → MTVSADRPATLGDLKASGYQSVPVKTELRRNLLRKLKSGEPVFPGILGYEDTVFPQLYNAVLSKHDVLLLGLRGQGKTRMLRMLTSLLDEYIPAVAGSEIHDDPLAPLSKYSRDLIAEKGDDTPLVWIGRDQRYNEKLATPDVTIADLIGEVDLIKHAGGALLSSEDAMHFGLIPRSHRGIFCMNELPDLAPKIQVGLFNVLEERDVQIRGFNVRLNLDLMCVFSANPEDYTNRGRIVTPLKDRIGSVVRTHYPTTRELGMRITEENAWTDRDHEHEDGAVSVAVPRFMKEVVEETSRLARTSPHVNQSSGVSVRMSVSNYENLLSNAERRGVTQGQNHVVARPSDLAHAAAGGRGKVEMSMTEEPGEEDVLLDRMTDEAVKNVFDQYLKPKKFRSVVEYVESGKTIRVGEGVTTKEYLDLLNSVPNFKEDVELLAGELEPDLAGGDYHEQLMACVAEFILEGLHVHNRLNRARTGAVASYGG, encoded by the coding sequence ATGACCGTTTCCGCCGACCGCCCCGCCACCCTCGGCGACCTCAAGGCCTCCGGCTATCAGTCCGTCCCCGTCAAAACCGAACTGCGGCGGAACCTGCTCCGCAAGTTAAAATCCGGCGAGCCGGTCTTCCCGGGCATCCTCGGCTATGAGGACACCGTCTTCCCGCAGCTGTATAACGCCGTGCTCTCGAAGCACGACGTCCTGCTGCTGGGCCTCCGCGGGCAGGGCAAGACGCGGATGCTGCGGATGCTCACCAGCCTGCTGGACGAATATATCCCCGCCGTAGCCGGCAGCGAGATTCACGACGATCCGCTGGCCCCGCTGTCCAAATATTCCCGCGATCTGATCGCCGAAAAGGGCGACGACACGCCGCTCGTCTGGATCGGCCGGGACCAGCGCTACAACGAAAAACTCGCCACCCCGGACGTGACGATCGCGGACCTCATCGGCGAGGTGGACCTTATCAAACACGCCGGCGGGGCCCTGCTGAGCAGCGAGGACGCGATGCACTTCGGGCTGATCCCCCGCAGCCATCGCGGCATCTTCTGCATGAACGAATTGCCGGACCTGGCGCCGAAGATTCAGGTCGGGTTGTTCAACGTCCTGGAGGAGCGGGACGTGCAGATCCGCGGGTTTAACGTGCGGTTGAATCTGGACCTGATGTGCGTGTTCAGCGCCAACCCGGAGGACTACACCAACCGCGGTCGGATTGTGACCCCGCTGAAGGACCGCATCGGCAGCGTCGTGCGGACCCACTACCCGACCACCCGCGAGTTGGGCATGCGGATCACCGAGGAAAACGCTTGGACGGATCGCGATCACGAACACGAGGACGGGGCCGTCTCCGTGGCGGTGCCGCGGTTTATGAAGGAAGTCGTTGAGGAGACCAGCCGGCTGGCCCGCACCAGCCCGCACGTCAATCAGTCGTCCGGCGTGAGCGTGCGGATGAGCGTCTCCAACTATGAAAACCTGCTCAGCAATGCGGAGCGCCGCGGCGTCACGCAGGGGCAGAACCACGTCGTCGCCCGGCCCTCCGACCTCGCTCACGCCGCCGCCGGCGGGCGGGGGAAGGTGGAAATGAGCATGACTGAGGAGCCCGGCGAGGAGGACGTGCTGCTGGACCGGATGACGGACGAGGCGGTTAAGAACGTCTTCGACCAGTATCTGAAGCCGAAAAAGTTCCGCAGCGTGGTGGAGTACGTCGAGAGCGGCAAGACGATCCGCGTCGGCGAGGGCGTGACGACGAAGGAATATCTCGACCTGTTGAACAGCGTGCCGAACTTTAAAGAGGACGTGGAGCTGCTCGCCGGCGAACTGGAGCCGGACCTCGCCGGCGGCGACTACCACGAACAGTTAATGGCCTGCGTGGCGGAGTTCATTCTGGAGGGTCTGCACGTGCACAACCGCCTGAACCGTGCCCGCACCGGTGCCGTCGCCAGCTACGGCGGGTGA
- a CDS encoding serine/threonine-protein kinase: MADPELPPPAGLPAHPGSDPSQTVFRPSDSGKTPPREKPVDRPPPEHVGEFHILRKLGRGGMAEVYLAQQHGLNRQVALKVLRPDKLDEDDATMIRRFEQEALAAAALNHPNIVQVHSVGRVDGAGPNGGPLHYIAQEFVPGPTLREYLKRKGPPGAKIAIRLLKEIAGALAAAADAGIVHRDIKPENILLTKGGHAKVADFGLARLADRGEGSVTLTQEGMTLGTPLYMSPEQVRGDKLDARSDLYSLGVTAYHLLAGGPPFRGENPMAIAMKHLSATPRPLAELRPDLPPALCELVHKLMSRSPDGRYESAQALGEDLDALAAAVETNPAAAQKLKLAKLSAAPTPSAKPFGVDLFFQWPLRRHLSFLIPLCLLVGLIGAGIGWTQRPADPFLTPPPAPVGVKLPDADQQYAAALLEDSERGWLALLEYYGDVPAVAVRARDGLAKWYLDHERPGEARRQADKLTAAASVSLSGGQQLRYKANAEAVRALADLREGDEAEFRRRIAAFTAGPQRDAVDPGLSARLRDTIQAYGGLFNADVRDRWETAEPPGEAPAE, translated from the coding sequence ATGGCCGACCCTGAACTCCCGCCGCCCGCCGGTTTGCCCGCCCATCCCGGGTCGGACCCGTCGCAGACGGTCTTTCGGCCCAGCGACAGCGGGAAGACGCCGCCGCGGGAGAAGCCCGTCGATCGGCCGCCGCCGGAGCACGTGGGGGAGTTTCACATCCTCCGCAAGCTCGGCCGCGGGGGGATGGCGGAGGTTTACCTCGCCCAGCAGCACGGCCTGAACCGGCAGGTGGCCCTCAAGGTGCTGCGGCCGGACAAGCTGGACGAGGACGACGCGACGATGATCCGCCGCTTCGAGCAGGAGGCCCTCGCCGCCGCGGCGCTGAACCACCCGAACATCGTTCAGGTGCACAGCGTCGGCCGGGTGGACGGGGCGGGGCCGAACGGCGGTCCGCTGCACTACATCGCCCAGGAGTTCGTGCCCGGGCCGACCCTGCGGGAGTACCTCAAACGGAAGGGCCCGCCGGGGGCGAAGATCGCGATCCGGCTGCTCAAGGAAATCGCCGGCGCCCTCGCCGCCGCGGCGGACGCCGGCATCGTGCACCGGGACATCAAGCCGGAGAACATTTTATTGACGAAGGGCGGGCACGCGAAGGTGGCGGACTTCGGCTTGGCCCGGCTGGCCGATCGGGGCGAGGGCAGCGTGACCCTCACCCAGGAGGGCATGACGCTGGGCACGCCGCTGTATATGTCGCCGGAGCAGGTCCGCGGGGACAAGCTGGACGCCCGCAGCGACCTCTACAGTCTGGGCGTGACGGCGTATCACCTGCTGGCCGGCGGGCCGCCGTTCCGGGGCGAAAACCCGATGGCGATCGCCATGAAGCACCTCTCCGCGACGCCCCGCCCGCTGGCCGAGTTGCGGCCGGACCTGCCGCCGGCGCTGTGCGAGCTGGTGCACAAATTAATGTCCCGCTCCCCGGACGGGCGGTACGAAAGCGCCCAGGCGCTGGGGGAGGATCTGGACGCCCTCGCCGCGGCGGTGGAGACGAACCCGGCGGCGGCGCAGAAGCTGAAGCTCGCCAAGCTGTCCGCCGCCCCGACGCCCTCCGCCAAGCCGTTCGGCGTGGACCTGTTCTTCCAGTGGCCGCTGCGGCGGCACCTGTCGTTTCTGATCCCGCTCTGCCTGCTCGTCGGGCTGATCGGGGCGGGGATCGGCTGGACGCAGCGGCCGGCGGACCCGTTCCTCACCCCCCCGCCGGCCCCGGTGGGCGTCAAGCTGCCGGACGCCGACCAGCAATACGCCGCCGCCCTGCTGGAGGACTCCGAACGCGGCTGGCTGGCCCTGCTGGAGTACTACGGCGACGTCCCCGCGGTCGCCGTGCGGGCCCGGGACGGGCTGGCGAAGTGGTATCTGGACCACGAGCGCCCCGGCGAGGCCCGCCGTCAGGCGGACAAGCTGACCGCCGCCGCCAGCGTGAGCCTCTCCGGCGGGCAGCAACTGCGATACAAGGCGAACGCGGAGGCCGTCCGGGCGCTGGCCGATCTGCGGGAGGGAGACGAGGCGGAGTTCCGCCGCCGCATCGCCGCCTTCACCGCCGGCCCGCAGCGGGACGCCGTCGACCCCGGGTTGAGCGCGCGGCTGCGGGACACGATTCAGGCGTACGGCGGGCTGTTCAACGCCGACGTCCGCGACCGCTGGGAGACCGCCGAGCCCCCCGGCGAGGCCCCGGCCGAATAG
- a CDS encoding protein kinase domain-containing protein, with the protein MTAAAPFPRRSTPPTAPTGVSADAPAFVAGTVPYLCVCGSRAVVRPAVGTDAGGGDCPACGRHYAASVLEEAGAETLFLPLIQDPTPAAAAPGQGADDDRNETAPLPDVDALFDGLARDRRSDQRGDRRAARRAGGGAFDGLLPDPEVAPARAAAPEDVAAADADLAETLPLSGPPGGRAGATFDPGELRPGTRLGHFQIEAPLGRGGMGAVYRALDLSLERFVAVKVIRPDRAGSSRALRAATPRTGPPRAGSPQTGSSRAGSPQTGETDVRTESGVPSTGSGSQALDRLLQEARAQARVNHPNVAHVYFVSPDPDKPFLAMELVEGSTLADVLKKQGALPYGAVTRLGAEIAGALECAAKYDIVHGDVKPSNVLLAHSRHDGPDRVGTVKLSDFGLARRTSRQRVGGLEGTPNYLAPEVVRGGSPTVQSDLYALGVTLFEMTFGRLPYTTRKQGLSHRLGAHLTNAPEFPDPWPANLPPGWQDVLARLLEKDPADRPATAAEAAGEILRLAPQSNTLAGPLIRSLGALTDLGLVVLISVGMFATLARPTLNAIDQVIGLPGWLTSVIPLVLLSKLLACVPSLLFAWWQARTGRTPGKTLFQMRIVDRYGLPPSKRTLLVRGLAQTFPIWGLAVSVLVEELTGQLWLEQSLALFVLTVWALDNVAGLFSAKSRTLHDRLLGTRVALDTAARSE; encoded by the coding sequence GTGACCGCGGCCGCCCCGTTCCCCCGCAGGTCGACTCCGCCGACCGCCCCGACGGGCGTCTCGGCAGACGCCCCGGCGTTCGTCGCGGGCACGGTGCCGTACCTGTGCGTGTGCGGGTCGCGGGCGGTGGTGCGGCCGGCGGTCGGGACCGACGCCGGCGGCGGAGACTGCCCGGCGTGCGGCCGCCACTACGCCGCCTCGGTGCTGGAGGAGGCCGGCGCCGAAACGCTGTTCCTGCCCCTGATTCAAGACCCGACCCCCGCCGCAGCGGCGCCAGGACAGGGCGCCGACGACGACCGCAACGAAACCGCCCCGCTGCCGGACGTCGACGCCCTGTTCGACGGCCTCGCCCGTGACCGGCGCTCCGACCAGCGCGGCGACCGGCGCGCCGCCCGGCGTGCCGGCGGCGGAGCGTTCGACGGGCTGCTGCCGGACCCCGAGGTCGCCCCCGCCCGGGCCGCCGCCCCGGAGGACGTCGCCGCCGCGGACGCCGACCTCGCGGAGACCCTGCCGCTCTCCGGCCCGCCCGGCGGCCGGGCGGGCGCGACGTTCGATCCGGGGGAGCTGCGACCCGGCACCCGGCTGGGGCACTTCCAGATCGAAGCCCCGCTGGGCCGCGGCGGGATGGGCGCCGTCTACCGGGCGCTGGACCTGTCGCTGGAGCGGTTCGTCGCGGTGAAGGTGATTCGCCCCGATCGCGCCGGCAGCAGCCGGGCGCTGCGAGCGGCCACCCCTCGCACAGGTCCCCCCCGGGCGGGTTCGCCGCAGACGGGTTCGTCGCGGGCCGGTTCGCCGCAGACGGGCGAGACCGACGTCCGGACGGAGAGCGGCGTGCCGTCGACCGGCAGCGGGTCGCAGGCGCTGGATCGCCTGTTGCAGGAGGCCCGCGCCCAGGCCCGGGTGAATCATCCGAACGTCGCTCACGTCTACTTCGTCAGCCCGGATCCCGACAAACCGTTCCTGGCGATGGAGCTGGTGGAGGGCTCCACGCTGGCGGACGTGCTGAAAAAGCAGGGCGCCTTGCCCTACGGGGCGGTGACGCGGCTGGGCGCCGAGATCGCCGGGGCGCTGGAGTGCGCGGCGAAGTACGACATCGTCCACGGCGACGTGAAACCGTCGAACGTGTTGCTGGCCCACTCCCGCCACGACGGCCCGGACCGGGTGGGGACGGTCAAGCTGAGCGACTTCGGCCTCGCCCGCCGCACCAGCCGCCAACGCGTCGGCGGGCTGGAGGGCACGCCGAACTACCTCGCCCCGGAGGTGGTCCGCGGCGGCTCGCCCACGGTCCAGAGCGACCTCTATGCCCTGGGCGTCACGCTGTTCGAGATGACCTTCGGCCGACTCCCCTACACGACCCGCAAGCAGGGGTTGTCGCACCGGCTGGGAGCGCACCTGACGAACGCCCCGGAGTTCCCCGATCCCTGGCCGGCCAACCTCCCGCCCGGCTGGCAGGACGTGCTGGCCCGCCTGCTGGAGAAGGACCCGGCCGACCGGCCGGCGACCGCCGCCGAGGCGGCCGGGGAGATCCTCCGGCTCGCCCCGCAGTCGAACACGCTGGCCGGGCCGCTGATCCGGTCGCTGGGGGCGCTGACGGACCTCGGCCTGGTGGTGCTGATCAGCGTGGGGATGTTCGCCACGCTGGCCCGGCCGACGCTCAACGCGATCGATCAGGTCATCGGTCTGCCCGGCTGGCTGACGTCGGTGATCCCGCTGGTTCTGCTGTCCAAGTTGCTGGCCTGCGTCCCGTCGCTGCTGTTCGCTTGGTGGCAGGCCCGGACCGGCCGCACGCCGGGCAAAACGCTGTTCCAGATGCGGATCGTCGACCGTTACGGCCTCCCGCCCTCCAAGCGCACGCTGCTGGTCCGAGGCCTCGCCCAGACCTTTCCCATCTGGGGGTTGGCAGTGAGCGTGCTGGTAGAAGAACTGACCGGCCAGCTCTGGCTGGAACAGTCGCTGGCACTGTTCGTGCTGACGGTCTGGGCGCTGGACAACGTGGCCGGGCTCTTCTCGGCGAAGTCCCGCACGCTGCACGACCGCCTGCTGGGCACCCGCGTGGCCCTGGACACCGCCGCCCGCTCGGAGTGA
- a CDS encoding carbon storage regulator, whose protein sequence is MLVLTRKVGESIVIGDGITVRVLEVGGRVRLGIDAPRDVSITRPDAATKPADVAEEPERSSRSGLAERMRSRSRRQEIAPDLRLVPSGSDDCARTRTGVSANAMLE, encoded by the coding sequence ATGTTGGTTTTGACCAGGAAGGTTGGCGAGTCCATCGTCATCGGTGACGGCATCACCGTCCGCGTTTTAGAAGTGGGCGGCCGTGTCCGCCTCGGGATCGACGCCCCGCGGGACGTCTCCATCACCCGCCCGGACGCCGCCACCAAGCCGGCGGACGTCGCCGAGGAACCGGAGCGTTCTTCCCGCAGCGGTTTGGCGGAGCGGATGCGGTCCCGCAGCCGCCGACAGGAGATCGCCCCCGATCTCCGCCTCGTCCCCTCCGGGAGCGACGACTGCGCCCGGACCCGTACCGGCGTCTCCGCGAACGCGATGCTCGAGTAG
- a CDS encoding HD-GYP domain-containing protein, which produces MLLLAKGAELNPTLLTRLHDRGVRDLIVDEDFLAAISKPDAVPVRDDAGPREPVPVAARRRLPPDALIHEITRPAGPFTPERERAARARRDALDAGLSNLFAGVDALVAGDAAAGAAVARGRGGRTLSRRIDGQGLRTLSVQSVADLCADFDLFTIVGLARPVPHAAAGEEDAGEQAAREKHAGAGERGEPNEAPSLRPRTFARVREHAVRTAHLALTIGAVAGLRRWELEQLAMGCLVHDAGMLRVDPTLWNGPHRLDRAAFAAVAEHPRHTLELLRGAVGVPAGARAVAVQIHERADGSGYPFRLRDGRVHRLARLAAVADAYCGMTADRPYRPALSSHDAVRVLAADAVRGRFDPAAVRAFLEAVGVFPPGTEVALSDGRCGRVIAADRNRPAGPRVELWDPFENRFTGEILDLAARTADVACVLGWSDRARVVSAGKPLSRRAPRA; this is translated from the coding sequence GTGCTGCTGCTGGCGAAGGGGGCGGAGCTGAACCCGACGCTGCTGACGCGGTTGCACGACCGGGGCGTGCGCGACCTGATCGTCGACGAGGACTTCCTCGCGGCGATCTCCAAACCGGATGCGGTTCCCGTCCGCGACGACGCGGGGCCCCGGGAGCCGGTGCCGGTCGCCGCCCGCCGCCGGCTGCCGCCGGACGCGCTGATCCACGAGATCACCCGGCCGGCCGGCCCCTTCACCCCCGAGCGCGAGCGGGCCGCCCGGGCCCGTCGCGACGCCCTGGACGCCGGCCTCAGCAACCTGTTCGCCGGGGTCGACGCCCTGGTCGCGGGGGACGCCGCCGCGGGCGCCGCCGTCGCCCGCGGCCGCGGCGGGCGGACGCTCAGCCGGCGGATCGACGGGCAGGGATTGCGGACGCTGTCCGTGCAGTCCGTCGCCGATCTGTGTGCGGACTTCGACCTGTTCACGATCGTCGGCCTCGCCCGCCCCGTCCCGCACGCCGCCGCCGGGGAAGAGGACGCCGGAGAGCAGGCCGCCCGAGAGAAGCACGCCGGAGCCGGCGAACGGGGAGAACCGAACGAGGCCCCGTCGCTCCGTCCGCGGACGTTCGCCCGGGTGCGGGAGCACGCGGTGCGGACGGCTCACCTCGCCCTGACGATCGGGGCGGTGGCGGGGCTGCGACGCTGGGAACTGGAGCAACTCGCCATGGGCTGCCTGGTGCACGACGCGGGCATGCTGCGGGTCGACCCGACCCTGTGGAACGGGCCGCACCGGCTGGATCGCGCCGCGTTCGCCGCCGTCGCCGAACACCCCCGGCACACGCTGGAGCTGCTGCGCGGCGCCGTCGGCGTGCCCGCCGGAGCCCGGGCGGTGGCGGTGCAGATCCACGAGCGCGCCGACGGCAGCGGCTATCCCTTCCGGCTGCGGGACGGCCGGGTGCATCGGCTGGCCCGGCTGGCGGCGGTCGCGGACGCGTACTGCGGTATGACGGCCGATCGGCCGTATCGCCCGGCGCTCTCCTCCCACGACGCCGTCCGCGTGCTGGCCGCCGACGCGGTCCGCGGCCGCTTCGACCCGGCGGCGGTGCGGGCCTTTCTGGAGGCGGTCGGCGTGTTCCCCCCCGGCACGGAGGTGGCGCTGTCGGACGGCCGCTGCGGTCGCGTGATCGCCGCCGACCGCAACCGCCCCGCCGGCCCCCGGGTGGAGCTGTGGGATCCCTTCGAGAACCGCTTCACCGGGGAGATTCTGGACCTCGCCGCCCGCACCGCCGATGTGGCGTGCGTGCTCGGCTGGAGCGACCGGGCCCGCGTCGTCTCCGCCGGCAAGCCGCTGAGCCGCCGCGCCCCGCGCGCCTGA
- a CDS encoding rhodanese-like domain-containing protein translates to MSVAAASPAAEGNRSLGRGSISPHDAAERLKQGGVLIDVRTGPEYRGVHAEGARNVPLDRLDPALLKQELRGDGPILAICQSGARSVRAVETLRAAGLEAISVDGGTPAWESAGLPVARGKKSISLERQVRIAAGSLVLIGSILALTAHPYWAGLPAFVGAGLTFAGLTDTCGMGLLLAKMPWNR, encoded by the coding sequence ATGTCCGTCGCCGCCGCGTCCCCCGCCGCCGAAGGGAACCGCTCCCTCGGGCGTGGTTCGATCTCTCCCCATGACGCCGCCGAGCGGTTGAAACAGGGCGGCGTGCTGATCGACGTCCGCACCGGGCCGGAGTACCGGGGGGTGCACGCCGAGGGCGCCCGCAACGTCCCGCTGGACCGGCTCGACCCGGCCTTGCTGAAGCAGGAGTTGCGGGGCGACGGACCGATCCTGGCGATCTGCCAGAGCGGCGCCCGCAGCGTCCGGGCCGTCGAGACGCTGCGGGCCGCGGGGCTGGAGGCGATCAGCGTCGACGGCGGCACCCCCGCCTGGGAATCCGCCGGCCTGCCGGTGGCGCGGGGGAAGAAGTCGATCTCGCTGGAACGGCAGGTGCGGATCGCCGCCGGTTCGCTAGTGCTCATTGGTTCAATCCTCGCCCTGACGGCGCACCCTTACTGGGCCGGCCTGCCGGCGTTCGTCGGCGCCGGCCTGACCTTCGCCGGCCTGACGGACACCTGCGGGATGGGCCTGCTCCTGGCGAAAATGCCCTGGAACCGCTGA
- a CDS encoding Uma2 family endonuclease, giving the protein MSAVAEAPPVAAPVAGEERPASRPAAARRSAAPGLTVADLLAKFGPIPAGRVVSDPAPGTATPADHERLNAAGRGIFELIDGTLIEKPVSDLSSWLGGELFRLLANHVVEGKRGWVHPADGFFELPDGLRAPDASFTPRAARPEGLQERGYSDVPPALVAEVISPGNTRREMELKRSVYFAAGVQTIWEVDPLARTITVWTGPDADTVLREGDTLTGAPTLPEFSLPLSDLFAEAAG; this is encoded by the coding sequence ATGTCCGCCGTCGCCGAAGCCCCGCCCGTCGCCGCCCCCGTCGCCGGGGAGGAGAGGCCCGCCTCCCGCCCCGCCGCGGCCCGCCGGTCGGCGGCGCCGGGGCTGACGGTGGCGGATCTGCTCGCCAAGTTCGGCCCGATTCCCGCCGGCCGGGTCGTCAGCGACCCGGCCCCGGGGACCGCCACGCCGGCCGATCACGAACGGCTCAACGCCGCCGGTCGCGGAATCTTCGAGTTGATTGACGGAACCCTGATCGAGAAACCCGTGAGCGACCTGTCCAGCTGGCTCGGCGGCGAACTGTTCCGCCTGCTCGCGAATCACGTCGTCGAGGGGAAGCGGGGCTGGGTGCACCCGGCGGACGGATTCTTCGAACTGCCGGACGGGCTGCGGGCGCCGGACGCCTCCTTCACGCCGCGGGCTGCCCGGCCGGAGGGCTTGCAGGAACGCGGCTACTCCGACGTCCCCCCGGCGCTGGTGGCGGAGGTCATCTCGCCCGGCAACACGCGGCGGGAGATGGAACTGAAGCGGTCGGTTTATTTCGCCGCGGGGGTGCAGACGATCTGGGAGGTCGACCCGCTGGCCCGCACGATCACCGTCTGGACCGGCCCGGACGCGGACACCGTGCTGCGCGAGGGCGACACGCTGACCGGCGCCCCCACGCTGCCGGAGTTTTCGCTGCCGCTGAGCGACCTGTTCGCCGAGGCGGCAGGGTGA
- a CDS encoding manganese catalase family protein, giving the protein MFYHDSKLQYPVKVETPNPLFAKLLQQAIGGVEGEMRVALQYLFQAWGARGPAKYRSMLLETACEEIGHIEMLATAVALNLEGAPNETVEEAAKDPAVAAVLGGMNPRHILSTTLAAMPMDSQGVPFDASHVYASGNIAADMLANVTAESTGRMLAVKLHNYTDDPGMKDMLKYMIARDTMHQNQWLAVWEEVGGKQAHPIPNSFPQAEENQSVNYTFYGTKRDKGQPTQGAWSQGASPDGKGTFKSEWLDPMGQELGLPPAQAWQGVQQDQVGK; this is encoded by the coding sequence ATGTTCTACCACGACAGCAAACTGCAATATCCCGTCAAGGTCGAGACGCCGAACCCGCTGTTCGCCAAACTCCTGCAACAGGCGATCGGCGGGGTCGAGGGGGAGATGCGGGTTGCGCTGCAGTATCTCTTCCAGGCCTGGGGCGCCCGCGGTCCGGCGAAGTACCGGTCGATGCTGCTGGAGACCGCCTGCGAGGAGATCGGGCATATCGAGATGCTCGCCACCGCGGTCGCCTTGAACTTGGAGGGGGCTCCGAACGAAACGGTCGAGGAAGCGGCGAAGGACCCCGCCGTCGCCGCCGTGCTGGGCGGGATGAATCCCCGGCACATTCTGTCCACCACGCTGGCCGCGATGCCGATGGACAGCCAGGGCGTGCCCTTCGACGCCAGCCACGTGTACGCCAGCGGCAACATCGCCGCGGACATGCTGGCGAACGTCACCGCCGAATCGACCGGCCGCATGCTGGCCGTCAAGCTGCACAATTACACGGACGACCCCGGCATGAAGGACATGCTGAAATATATGATCGCTCGGGACACGATGCACCAGAACCAGTGGCTGGCGGTCTGGGAGGAAGTCGGCGGCAAACAGGCCCACCCGATCCCCAACTCCTTCCCGCAGGCCGAGGAGAACCAGAGCGTGAATTACACGTTCTACGGCACCAAACGCGACAAGGGTCAGCCGACGCAGGGCGCCTGGAGCCAGGGCGCCAGCCCGGACGGCAAGGGCACCTTCAAGAGCGAATGGCTCGATCCGATGGGGCAGGAGCTCGGCCTGCCCCCCGCCCAGGCCTGGCAGGGCGTGCAGCAGGATCAGGTCGGCAAATAA
- a CDS encoding FG-GAP repeat domain-containing protein, producing MSLLLLAALFAAPPADADAWPRHTIDASSRGADGVRLADVDGDGRLDVVTGWEEGGTVRVAFGPPLEQVRQPWPSVAVGRVGSPEDAVAVDLDGDGRLEVLSCSEGRTRRLSVHHAAGDPRDADSWTTTPLGDSDGRQQYMFALPWPEEQGGGVIVAGKGPGAAIEWWRPGADPADWAAWRATPLRPLGWAMSLRAEDMDGDGDPDLLLTDRRGNRRGAVWLEFDPASAGWEEHPIGAADLEPMFLTVADLDGDGDRDVAVAAKDAGLVLFGRLNATGDRWRSRTLALPDTAGGGKGVAAARTAGGLEVFVSCEHSGGKCSILRFHFDPGSDVWTAAPTVDCPAGVTGTKFDRLELLDLDADGDLDLLACEERENLGVIWYERPGPAAGDSH from the coding sequence ATGTCGCTCCTCCTACTCGCTGCACTCTTCGCCGCCCCGCCCGCGGACGCCGACGCTTGGCCGCGGCATACGATCGACGCCTCTTCCCGCGGGGCGGACGGGGTGCGGCTGGCGGACGTCGACGGCGACGGCCGGCTTGACGTCGTCACCGGCTGGGAGGAAGGCGGAACCGTGCGGGTCGCCTTCGGGCCGCCGCTTGAGCAGGTCCGCCAGCCGTGGCCGAGCGTGGCCGTCGGCCGCGTCGGCTCGCCGGAGGACGCCGTCGCGGTCGATCTGGACGGCGACGGCCGGCTGGAGGTTCTCTCCTGTTCCGAAGGCCGCACGCGGCGGCTGTCGGTCCACCATGCCGCCGGCGATCCGCGGGACGCGGACAGTTGGACGACGACCCCGCTGGGCGATTCGGACGGCCGGCAACAGTATATGTTCGCCCTCCCATGGCCGGAGGAGCAGGGCGGCGGGGTGATCGTCGCGGGCAAGGGGCCGGGCGCCGCAATTGAATGGTGGCGGCCGGGCGCCGACCCGGCCGACTGGGCCGCCTGGCGGGCGACGCCGCTGCGGCCGCTGGGCTGGGCGATGTCCCTGCGGGCCGAGGATATGGACGGCGACGGCGACCCAGACCTGCTGCTCACCGACCGCCGCGGCAACCGCCGGGGGGCCGTCTGGCTGGAGTTCGACCCGGCCTCGGCAGGGTGGGAGGAACACCCGATCGGCGCTGCGGATCTTGAACCGATGTTTCTGACGGTCGCCGATCTGGACGGCGACGGCGACCGGGACGTGGCCGTCGCCGCCAAAGACGCCGGACTGGTCCTCTTCGGACGTTTAAACGCGACCGGCGACCGCTGGCGCTCTCGCACGCTCGCCCTGCCGGACACGGCCGGCGGCGGGAAGGGCGTCGCCGCGGCCCGGACCGCCGGCGGACTGGAAGTGTTCGTCTCCTGCGAACACTCCGGCGGGAAGTGTTCTATTCTGCGATTTCATTTTGATCCGGGGTCGGACGTCTGGACCGCGGCCCCGACGGTCGATTGCCCGGCCGGCGTGACCGGCACGAAGTTCGATCGGCTCGAACTGCTCGACCTGGACGCCGACGGCGACCTCGACCTGCTCGCTTGCGAGGAGCGCGAGAACCTCGGCGTGATCTGGTACGAACGCCCCGGTCCCGCGGCGGGAGATTCCCATTGA